In Massilistercora timonensis, the following are encoded in one genomic region:
- a CDS encoding DegV family protein, whose translation MGQIRIITDTASDITRQRAEELDVIVVPISIKFGETEMPMESEEDFHRFFRRLAEEKELPTTSQPSPELYLKEYNEAKEKGEDVLVLTLSSGLSGTINAARLAKDMCGYDRIFIVDTRQAIIPQQMLVEYAVRQRAQGVGAEEIAEKIEDVRDRMVVCGVLDTLTYLRKGGRIPPGFDVLGNVLKIKPVIELKDGILVKLGVARGMRKGKDYLFREYEACEIDEEWPVVTGYTYDRESGEKFRQEVQERYHLAECPLWPVGGVIGTHVGENCLALAFVKKVQG comes from the coding sequence ATGGGACAGATCAGGATCATTACGGACACAGCTTCGGATATCACCAGACAGAGGGCGGAAGAGCTGGATGTGATTGTGGTTCCGATTTCTATCAAATTTGGAGAGACAGAGATGCCGATGGAGAGCGAGGAAGATTTCCATCGGTTTTTCCGGCGTCTGGCTGAGGAGAAGGAACTTCCCACCACCAGCCAGCCTTCGCCGGAGCTTTATCTGAAAGAATACAATGAAGCAAAGGAGAAGGGGGAGGACGTTCTGGTGCTGACCCTTTCTTCAGGCCTTAGCGGCACCATCAACGCGGCCCGTCTTGCCAAAGACATGTGCGGGTACGACCGTATCTTCATCGTGGATACCAGACAGGCCATCATCCCGCAGCAGATGCTGGTGGAGTACGCGGTCCGGCAGCGGGCTCAGGGAGTTGGCGCGGAAGAGATCGCAGAGAAGATCGAGGACGTGAGAGACCGGATGGTGGTCTGCGGCGTCCTGGACACACTGACCTATCTGCGGAAAGGAGGGAGGATCCCGCCGGGATTCGACGTGCTGGGGAACGTGCTGAAGATCAAGCCGGTGATCGAGCTCAAAGACGGGATCCTGGTGAAGCTGGGAGTGGCCCGTGGCATGCGCAAGGGCAAGGATTACCTCTTCCGGGAATACGAGGCCTGCGAGATCGACGAAGAGTGGCCGGTAGTGACCGGTTATACCTATGACAGAGAAAGCGGCGAAAAGTTCCGCCAGGAAGTACAGGAGCGGTATCACCTGGCAGAATGCCCGCTCTGGCCGGTGGGTGGCGTGATCGGAACCCACGTGGGAGAGAACTGCCTGGCCCTGGCATTTGTCAAAAAGGTACAGGGTTAA
- a CDS encoding TetR/AcrR family transcriptional regulator — MNRSDGKPKVYNKSYKTKWKIGMTLMNILDRKPLDKIRVQEICDSADIHRSTFYKHFSSVFDVVSFMTEEITGELTAQMDHADRRQDYMDSLVNFYVKYGRALRNLFQTKYREILELQMQTTLEQYYMKLLKLMKPDIDKDMPLKWLARYHAAGIMAVGISLWDEEMDEKRLREKLPVFYQNLF, encoded by the coding sequence ATGAATCGAAGTGACGGGAAACCCAAGGTTTATAACAAATCTTATAAAACGAAGTGGAAGATCGGGATGACGCTGATGAACATCCTGGACCGGAAGCCGCTGGATAAGATCCGGGTGCAGGAGATCTGCGACAGCGCGGATATCCACCGGAGCACCTTCTATAAGCATTTCAGCAGTGTGTTTGACGTGGTGAGCTTTATGACAGAAGAGATCACCGGGGAGCTGACCGCTCAGATGGACCATGCGGACCGGAGACAGGATTACATGGATTCTCTGGTGAATTTTTATGTGAAATATGGCCGGGCGCTGCGTAATCTCTTCCAGACCAAGTACCGGGAGATTCTGGAACTGCAGATGCAGACCACGCTGGAGCAATATTACATGAAGCTTCTGAAGCTGATGAAGCCGGACATTGACAAGGATATGCCGCTGAAATGGCTGGCCAGGTACCATGCGGCGGGGATCATGGCCGTGGGGATCTCCCTCTGGGATGAAGAAATGGATGAAAAGCGCCTGCGGGAAAAACTTCCTGTTTTTTATCAGAATCTGTTTTAG
- the leuS gene encoding leucine--tRNA ligase produces MAKVPYNHKAIEKKWQENWEKNPVNPKVDEKGNPKEKYYCLDMFPYPSGNGLHVGHWRGYVISDVWSRYKLQQGYYIIHPMGWDAFGLPAENYAIKMGVHPAVSTAENVKHIKEQINQIAALYDWDMEVNTTDPDYYKWTQWIFVKMFKEGLAYEKEFPINWCPSCKTGLANEEVVNGKCERCGAEVTKKNLRQWMLKITAYAERLLNDLDKLDWPEKVKKMQTDWIGKSYGAEVDFPVEGREDKITVYTTRPDTLYGATFMVLAPEHALAKELATDETREAVERYIYEASMKSNVDRMQDKEKTGVFTGSYAINPLNNEKVPIWLSDYVLADYGTGAIMCVPAHDDRDFEFATKFGIPIIQVISKDGKEIENMTEAYTEASGIMINSGEWNGMESSVLKKEGPHIIEKKGIGRATVNYKLRDWVFSRQRYWGEPIPIIHCPKCGNVPVPEEELPLRLPEVESYEPTGTGESPLAAIDEWVNCKCPVCGADAKRETNTMPQWAGSSWYFLRYVDNHNDKELVSREKADAMLPVDMYIGGVEHAVLHLLYARFYTKFLCDIGVVDFDEPFHKLFNQGMITGKNGIKMSKSKGNVVSPDDLVRDYGCDSLRMYELFVGPPELDAEWDDRGIDGVNRFLKRLWNLVQDSKDADIQASKDMIKERHRLVYDITTRLESFSLNTAISGFMEHNNKLLEIAKKEGGIDKETLSTMAVLLSPFAPHIAEEIWEQLGHEGSVFRAGWPTYDEEAMRDDEIEVPVQINGKTRAVISISADISKEDAIAAGKAAVADKLTGTIVKEIYVPKKIINIVQK; encoded by the coding sequence ATGGCAAAAGTACCTTATAATCATAAGGCGATCGAGAAGAAATGGCAGGAGAACTGGGAGAAGAACCCGGTGAACCCCAAGGTGGACGAGAAGGGAAATCCCAAGGAGAAATACTACTGTCTGGATATGTTCCCCTACCCCTCCGGAAACGGCCTCCATGTAGGACACTGGAGAGGCTATGTGATCTCTGATGTGTGGAGCCGGTATAAGCTGCAGCAGGGCTACTACATCATCCATCCCATGGGATGGGACGCATTCGGACTTCCGGCGGAGAACTACGCCATCAAGATGGGAGTGCACCCGGCAGTTTCCACCGCGGAGAACGTAAAGCATATCAAGGAGCAGATCAATCAGATCGCGGCCCTCTATGACTGGGATATGGAAGTTAATACCACGGATCCGGATTACTACAAGTGGACCCAGTGGATCTTCGTGAAGATGTTCAAAGAAGGGCTTGCCTACGAGAAGGAGTTCCCCATCAACTGGTGTCCTTCCTGTAAGACCGGCCTGGCCAACGAGGAAGTAGTCAATGGAAAATGTGAGCGCTGCGGCGCGGAGGTGACCAAGAAAAACCTGCGTCAGTGGATGCTGAAGATCACCGCCTACGCGGAGCGCCTGTTAAATGACCTGGACAAGCTGGACTGGCCGGAGAAGGTTAAGAAGATGCAGACCGACTGGATCGGCAAATCCTATGGCGCGGAAGTGGATTTCCCGGTGGAGGGAAGAGAAGACAAGATCACGGTCTACACCACCCGTCCGGACACCCTGTATGGAGCCACCTTCATGGTGCTGGCGCCGGAGCATGCCCTGGCGAAAGAACTGGCTACAGACGAGACCAGGGAAGCGGTGGAACGCTACATTTACGAGGCGTCTATGAAGTCCAACGTAGACCGGATGCAGGACAAGGAGAAGACCGGTGTGTTCACGGGAAGCTATGCCATCAATCCGCTGAACAATGAGAAGGTGCCGATCTGGCTGTCTGACTACGTACTGGCTGATTACGGTACCGGAGCCATCATGTGTGTGCCGGCTCACGACGACCGTGACTTTGAGTTCGCTACCAAGTTTGGAATTCCCATCATCCAGGTTATCTCCAAGGATGGGAAGGAGATTGAAAATATGACGGAAGCCTATACCGAGGCCTCCGGTATCATGATCAATTCCGGCGAGTGGAACGGTATGGAGTCTTCTGTCCTTAAGAAGGAAGGCCCCCATATCATCGAGAAGAAAGGCATTGGCCGCGCCACCGTCAACTACAAGCTGCGTGACTGGGTATTCTCCCGTCAGCGTTACTGGGGCGAGCCCATCCCGATCATCCACTGTCCCAAGTGCGGCAATGTGCCGGTGCCGGAAGAAGAGCTTCCGCTGCGGCTGCCGGAGGTAGAGTCCTATGAGCCTACCGGAACCGGAGAGTCTCCGCTGGCGGCCATCGACGAGTGGGTGAACTGCAAGTGTCCGGTCTGCGGGGCGGACGCCAAGCGGGAGACCAACACCATGCCTCAGTGGGCAGGTTCCTCCTGGTATTTCCTGCGCTATGTGGACAACCACAATGATAAAGAACTGGTTTCCAGGGAGAAGGCGGACGCCATGCTCCCGGTAGATATGTATATCGGCGGCGTAGAGCATGCGGTGCTCCACCTTCTGTACGCGCGGTTCTACACCAAGTTCCTGTGCGACATCGGAGTGGTGGATTTTGACGAACCCTTCCACAAGCTGTTCAACCAGGGTATGATCACCGGCAAGAACGGGATCAAGATGAGCAAGTCCAAAGGAAATGTAGTCTCCCCGGATGATCTGGTAAGAGATTATGGCTGCGACTCCCTGCGGATGTACGAGCTGTTCGTAGGACCTCCGGAGCTTGACGCAGAGTGGGACGACCGGGGGATCGACGGCGTCAACCGATTCCTGAAGCGTCTGTGGAACCTGGTTCAGGACAGCAAGGATGCGGATATCCAGGCGAGCAAAGATATGATCAAGGAGCGCCACCGTCTGGTGTACGATATCACCACCCGTCTGGAGAGCTTCAGCCTGAACACCGCTATTTCCGGTTTCATGGAGCACAACAATAAGCTTCTGGAGATCGCCAAGAAAGAAGGGGGCATCGACAAAGAGACCCTGTCCACCATGGCAGTTCTCCTGTCACCCTTCGCGCCTCATATCGCAGAGGAGATCTGGGAGCAGCTGGGCCATGAAGGAAGCGTATTCCGTGCCGGATGGCCCACCTATGACGAAGAGGCCATGAGGGATGATGAGATCGAAGTGCCGGTACAGATCAACGGCAAGACCCGGGCAGTGATCTCCATTTCCGCGGACATCTCCAAGGAAGACGCCATCGCGGCCGGCAAAGCCGCCGTGGCCGACAAACTGACCGGAACCATCGTCAAAGAAATCTACGTTCCGAAGAAGATCATAAATATTGTGCAAAAATAG